CGCTACCCTGCTAACGAACATGGGAGCGAAAATCAAAGGTGTAGGAACCGATGTCATTCGAATTGAAGGAGTGCCATCACTTCATGGCTGCAAACATACAATTATTCCAGATAGAATTGAGGCTGGAACGTATGCAATTGCAGCTGCAGCACAAGGAAAAGAAGTGGTGATTGATAATGTTATTTCCCAGCATCTGGAGTCACTTATCGCCAAATTGCGCGAGATGGGTGTAACGGTTGAAGAAAGTGATGAACAGCTGTATATCGCAAATCGAAAGCCATTGAAAAGCGTTGATATCAAAACACTTGTTTATCCTGGCTTTCCAACAGATCTGCAGCAGCCATTTACATCGCTATTAACACAAGTAACCGGTACAGGCGTTATAACAGATACCATTTATTCTGCCCGTTTAAAGCATATTGACGAATTAAGAAGGATGAATGCTCTTATTAAAGTAGAAGGTGGATCTATAATTGCCTCTGGACCTACAGAGCTGCAGGGAGCAAAGGTAAAGGCATCTGATTTGCGTGCTGGTGCTGCCTTGATCATCGCTGGTTTGGCTGCAAATGGAATAACAGAAATTACTGGTGTCGACCATATTGATAGGGGCTACGAAAAAATAACAGAGAAATTAACAAGCCTTGGAGCCAATATTTGGAGAAAAGATATGACGCAAAAAGAAATTGCGTATTTTCAGAACTCCTAGTTAATACAATATCCGGGGGATTGTGTGTCAATGCTTGTGTCAGGCGGGGATCCATAAGGTATATTAGCACAGCAAACCTTAAATATTTAGGTGGCGAGCTGTAATAAGTTATAGATACAAATCGCTGGTTATGCGAGCGGAAACGGTAATGTATGTTTATCGATTGCGAACATAACCAGCAAAAAACAATTTGCTAATTAAGTCCTGAATTAATTTTCATTATTAATTATTACGACTTATATTCACCTTAAATTTACAAGGAAGCCAATTTTCACTAGAAGCTAGATGATAAAGGAAGCCAGCTGTGGCTTCCTTTTCTAACACTTTATAAAGCTATGAAAAGAGAAAGTTTGATACGAGTAATCCAGTTGTGTCTGATTATATCTAATTTCTTAAAAATGATATTGAATATTAGTGATTAAAAGAGTAATATAATATATGTTTAATACAGGCATAACTTGGCTAATCTATTTGTACATTAACTTATACCAGATAAGATTACCAACGGAGAAACTTAATACTTCTACTAAAGCTTCTGTTAAACTCTGCATTTCTTCAAGGACGATCCTACCATAAGAAGTGGAACCATTGAAAATATCGAATTTATATTAGTTGATAGATGTTGTGAAAAGTTATTTCCCAATATCCACATGAACACAGTAAAATAAATCTCTCTATGAGAAGATGTATAGGAATAGGCGTGGTGATTGAATGGAAGCATTAACAATTTCTAGTTTAGAAACAATGACATTAAAAGAAATTTATGCTTTGGCAAAAGAATTTAAGGTATCATATTATGCGAAATTAACGAAAAAGGAACTCATTTTTGCTATTTTGAAAGCACAGGCAGAAAAAGACGGATTTCTGTTTATGGATGGAGTTTTGGAGATTATCCCTTCAGAAGGATTCGGATTTTTACGGCCAATTAATTATTCCCCGAGTGCAGAAGATATTTATATATCTGCATCACAAATTCGTCGCTTTGATTTGCGAAATGGTGATAAAGTATCTGGTAAGGTACGTCCCCCGAAAGAAAATGAACGTTATTATGGCTTGTTGCATGTAGATGCGGTTAACGGTGAAGACCCAGATTCATCGAAAGAGCGTGTG
This region of Oceanobacillus sp. FSL K6-2867 genomic DNA includes:
- a CDS encoding UDP-N-acetylglucosamine 1-carboxyvinyltransferase encodes the protein MQKLLIEGGHELNGKVRISGAKNSAVALLPASILADSTVTLEGLPEISDVYTLGDLLEEIGGSVSWDGQDVTIQPEKMIAMPLPNGKVKKLRASYYFMGAMLGKFNKAVIGLPGGCYLGPRPIDQHIKGFEALGAEVTNEQGAIYLRAKELRGARIYLDVVSVGATINIMLAAVKAKGKTIIENAAKEPEIIDVATLLTNMGAKIKGVGTDVIRIEGVPSLHGCKHTIIPDRIEAGTYAIAAAAQGKEVVIDNVISQHLESLIAKLREMGVTVEESDEQLYIANRKPLKSVDIKTLVYPGFPTDLQQPFTSLLTQVTGTGVITDTIYSARLKHIDELRRMNALIKVEGGSIIASGPTELQGAKVKASDLRAGAALIIAGLAANGITEITGVDHIDRGYEKITEKLTSLGANIWRKDMTQKEIAYFQNS